Within the Pirellulales bacterium genome, the region ACGCCGCCCAAGAACCGCTGCAAGTCTTCCGCCAATTCCTCGGCGGTTTGGTACCGATCGGCAGGCAGCTTTGCCATCGCCTTAACGCATATTAATTCCAGATCGCGAGGAATATCGCGATCCAACTGCCGAGGTCGCGTGGGCTCCCGTGCCACAACGGCCCGCAGCACTTCGTCAAAAGTGCCGTCGAAGGGGCGCGTTCCCGTAAGCAACTCGTACAGCATAATACCCAGCGAATACACGTCGCTTCGGGCATCGACCAATCGGCTGTCGCCTCTGGCTTGCTCGGGCGACATGTAGGCCGGTGTGCCAAGTACTTGGCTGCTAGTGCTTAGGCTCGATTGCGCAGAAATCTGCTTCGCCAATCCGAAGTCAGCAATATGCGCGGCGCCTTCCGCATCAAGCAGCACATTGGCGGGCTTTAAGTCCCGATGAACGACTCCTTCTGTGTGTGCGTGATGCAATGCGTCTGCAATTTGCCGACAAAGTTCGGCTGCTTGCCTGGGTGATGGCGACGAGTGCTCCAACCAGTTGCGTAGGTTCTCGCCCGCAATAAAATCCGAGACGATATATGCCGTGTTGCCCTCGCGCCCGACTTCATGTACGCCGACAATTCCAGGATGCCGTAGCCGCGCCGCCGCCCTGCCTTCGCGCAAAAATTGCCCCAGTTCATTTTCCGACAAATGGGGAGCGTGCGGAATTTTAACCGCCACCACTCTTTGAAGCCGCGGGTCACGAGCCTTCCAAACAGTGCCGGCAGCCCCCGAGCCTAAATTCTCAAGCAACTCGAAATGAGCGACCCTCTTTGGCGATTGAGGCGGCGGACCATTCAAAGCCGGGTTGCCATGGCCCGCGCCTTGCTTGAATCGTGCTGCCTCAATCTGATCAGCGAATTCCGGGAACCTTGCAAAATATTCGTTCCAGTTCGGCGTGTCTTGGCGGCCGCTGCGCAATTCCCATTCGACGAGCAGTAGTTCCACAAACAAATGCGGGCGTTCATTTGGCTCGCAGTAATCGAGATACGATGTAAGCTCGGGCCGATTGCCTTGAAGCCATTCCTGCTCGAAGGCATCGCAGACTATATCGATGCGGTCGTCAAAGGAAAGCTCGGCGACATTATCCAGCAGATTTCGAGCATCGCTCTGCACGCTTGAACTCCTTCGTCCACGCATCGCGGATTAGCTTAAGCTTCCTCTCGACGGTTCGAGTGGTCACCGCCATTTCAATCGCGATTTCACCTACACTATAACCTTCAATCCGAGAGGATGCGATCTTTCGCAATTGGTCATCACGTAGCGATCCTAGCAGCCACCGGCTTTGTTCTTCCAGCATCACAAGTAATTCGGGCGTCGCCTGCTCGCTAATGAGTTGATCCAGTGAAAAACGCCCGCTATGGTTGCTGCCGGCCGCAGATTCGGAGCGTACGCGCCCAGCGCCCCGTTTCTGAGCCGTTTCCCGCCGCACCAGATCGACCGATTTTTGTTTCGTGATGGCAAGCAGTAGCCACCACAGATCATCGCGATTCTTTACGTCTT harbors:
- a CDS encoding protein kinase, whose product is MQSDARNLLDNVAELSFDDRIDIVCDAFEQEWLQGNRPELTSYLDYCEPNERPHLFVELLLVEWELRSGRQDTPNWNEYFARFPEFADQIEAARFKQGAGHGNPALNGPPPQSPKRVAHFELLENLGSGAAGTVWKARDPRLQRVVAVKIPHAPHLSENELGQFLREGRAAARLRHPGIVGVHEVGREGNTAYIVSDFIAGENLRNWLEHSSPSPRQAAELCRQIADALHHAHTEGVVHRDLKPANVLLDAEGAAHIADFGLAKQISAQSSLSTSSQVLGTPAYMSPEQARGDSRLVDARSDVYSLGIMLYELLTGTRPFDGTFDEVLRAVVAREPTRPRQLDRDIPRDLELICVKAMAKLPADRYQTAEELAEDLQRFLGGVPIQARRYRMVELAWRAVRRRLTIAIAVLIAVVALGGSAWVWWTAPRAAESPDAPRTVRLETNPPGARILFVPISQFDGEPDPKRAIKAPGVSPIEMKLVPGEYWVEAVLTDGRFHEVIRRVPKLGGFIGPGNQWSDPHETALLTKIEIPTKEVNANMVYVSPKDGVGFFVDPQVTSAADLNTIFATDRTRGSARPTVSYYSAQDYAEECGKRLPTNDEWERAQSVLPSRTASSLAEWTSTLELVPDNNSELIIHGVRYLDCHIVRGGSIELAEGKPNLSPADYAARNSLPISTGITDYAGIGVRCVRSAKPRFFERSDLGALAIKFSQ
- a CDS encoding ECF-type sigma factor, encoding MSSDNSVTHWIASLKAGQAEAVQKLWARYKNQLVLLARRKLGRVPKRIADEDDVAQSVFFSLCRGAAAGRFEDVKNRDDLWWLLLAITKQKSVDLVRRETAQKRGAGRVRSESAAGSNHSGRFSLDQLISEQATPELLVMLEEQSRWLLGSLRDDQLRKIASSRIEGYSVGEIAIEMAVTTRTVERKLKLIRDAWTKEFKRAERCSKSAG